One genomic region from Caldicellulosiruptoraceae bacterium PP1 encodes:
- a CDS encoding cupin domain-containing protein, whose translation MDKNDNLHENIIFSKGQKITNDYFIGNVWLETLVSEGGTYNCIIGNVTFEPGARNNWHKHPGGQILLVTGGKGYYQEEGKPVQILHKGDVVKIGPNIKHWHGATPDSWFTHIAISTNIQKGNVEWLEPVSDEEYNNIK comes from the coding sequence ATGGATAAAAATGATAATTTGCATGAAAATATTATATTTTCAAAAGGACAAAAAATAACAAATGATTATTTTATTGGGAATGTTTGGCTTGAAACACTAGTATCTGAAGGCGGCACTTATAATTGTATAATAGGAAATGTAACTTTTGAACCTGGTGCAAGAAATAATTGGCATAAACATCCAGGTGGTCAGATTCTGCTTGTTACCGGAGGGAAAGGGTATTATCAAGAAGAAGGGAAACCAGTACAGATACTTCATAAAGGAGATGTAGTAAAGATAGGACCTAATATAAAACATTGGCATGGTGCTACACCGGATAGCTGGTTTACACATATCGCTATAAGCACTAATATCCAAAAAGGAAATGTTGAATGGTTAGAACCTGTAAGTGATGAAGAATATAACAATATAAAATAA
- a CDS encoding flavodoxin — translation MGNKYLIAYFSRKGNNYVSGRIVDLPVGNTEVVAKLIQEISGGDLFQIEAIKPYPDDYNEATKVAQNELRANDRPKLVKYVEKMDQYDVIFLGYPNWWGTMPMPVFTFLEEHDFSGKTIIPFCTHEGSGLGRSEKDIAKICPNANILSGLAIYGSQVNSAKKEIINWLNKIGLTF, via the coding sequence ATGGGTAATAAATATTTGATAGCCTATTTTTCTCGAAAAGGGAACAATTATGTTAGTGGAAGAATTGTAGACTTACCAGTTGGTAATACAGAAGTGGTAGCAAAATTAATTCAAGAAATAAGTGGAGGAGATTTATTTCAAATTGAAGCGATTAAACCTTATCCTGATGACTACAATGAAGCAACTAAAGTAGCACAAAATGAGCTGCGTGCTAATGATAGACCGAAACTCGTAAAATACGTAGAAAAAATGGACCAATATGATGTAATATTTTTAGGATATCCAAACTGGTGGGGCACTATGCCAATGCCAGTATTTACATTTTTAGAAGAGCATGATTTTTCAGGAAAAACTATTATTCCATTTTGTACCCATGAAGGAAGCGGATTAGGGAGAAGTGAAAAAGATATTGCTAAAATATGCCCTAACGCAAATATCTTAAGTGGACTTGCTATATATGGTTCACAAGTGAATTCAGCAAAAAAAGAAATAATCAATTGGTTGAATAAAATTGGTCTAACATTTTGA
- a CDS encoding MerR family transcriptional regulator → MTIAEVSEKYGISQDTLRYYERIGLIPHVNRNKSGIRDFTEEDCKWVEFIKCMRNAGLPIETLIEYVTLFQQGDETIEARKELLIEQRKELAKRIEEMQKTLERLDNKIARYEQAVIKKERELKRQQD, encoded by the coding sequence ATGACCATTGCAGAAGTAAGTGAGAAATATGGTATTTCACAAGATACACTTCGATATTATGAACGTATTGGATTAATTCCTCATGTAAATCGTAATAAAAGCGGAATAAGGGATTTTACAGAAGAAGACTGCAAGTGGGTTGAATTTATTAAATGTATGCGAAATGCAGGTCTTCCGATTGAAACATTAATTGAGTATGTTACATTATTTCAACAGGGTGATGAAACCATTGAAGCAAGAAAAGAACTCTTAATAGAGCAGCGGAAGGAGCTTGCAAAAAGGATAGAAGAAATGCAAAAAACATTAGAACGTTTGGATAATAAAATTGCACGATATGAACAGGCAGTAATTAAAAAAGAAAGAGAACTTAAAAGACAACAGGATTAG